Part of the Cohnella candidum genome, CGCTGCTCCCGCTCATTGACGCGGATAAAATCAGGGAGATCGCGGCAACGACGGACGCAAGCTCGCACCTGCCCTGGTTCGGGCAGTTAATGTCCGGCCCCCAGTTGTTCGCCTACCTGCTGCAAATGGAATACTGGCTGCGTCAGTATAAGGTGAAAATCGTAGGCTAGCCTTTTGGAACTTGGAACAGCAAAAACCTCCGGTTTCCCGCGTGGGGACCGGAGGTTTCCGTCATCCGTTCGTTTCGATGAGATCCAGCAGCTTGCGAAGAGCGCGTCCCCGGTGGCTGACGGCGTTCTTTTCGTCGACGGTCAATTCGGCCATGCTTTTGCCATATTCGGGAAGCCAGAAATACGGGTCGTATCCGAACCCTCCCGTACCTCTGGGCTCTGTCAGGATAAAGCCTTCGACCGTCCCTTCGGCTTCCAGATAAGACTCGTTGCCCGGCGAAAACAACACCAGCGAGCTGACGAAACGGGCGGGGCCGTAATCGCTTGGCCGTCCGCCGCCGTCGCCGGATTCGTTTTCCCGCGAACGGTCGGACAACGCGCGCATCAGCTTGGCGTTGTTGTCCGCGTCGGTCGCATGCTCGCCCGCGTAACGGGCGGAATACACGCCGGGTTCGCCGCCGAGCGCATCCACGCAGAGACCGGAGTCGTCCGCCAGTACGGGGAGACCGAGGATCTCCGCCGCCGTCCGGGCTTTGATCATCGCGTTCTCGAAGAAGGTGGTTCCCGTCTCTTCGATTTCCGGGATGCCGGCCGTTTCGTTCAAATCCCGCACTTCTATGCCGAGCTTGGAGAAGGCTTGGCGGAACTCCGTCGTCTTCCCCCGGTTGCGGGTCGCCACGACGAGCAAGCCGCCGCGCCCGATCATCGTTTGGCCTCGCCGATCCGGATGCCGGCGTCTCCGAGCGTATCCTTCTGCCAGGCGATCAATTGCCGGATGCCTTGTTCCGCGAGACCCAGCATGCCGTCCAGCTCCGCTCGGGAAAACGGGGATTCCTCACCGGTTCCCTGCACTTCAACGAAGGAGCCGGCCCCCGTCATGACGACGTTCATATCGACCTTGGCCTTCGAGTCTTCCTCGTAGTTCAAGTCGAGCAGCACCTGCTCCTGCAGGACGCCGACGCTGACGGACGCGAGAAAATCGGCAAGCGGATAGCGCGCGAAAGAGACCGTTCCGGACAGCTTATGTATGGCGAGGGCAAGCGCGAGAAATCCTCCGGTTATGGACGTCGTCCGCGTTCCCCCGTCGGCTTGGAGCACGTCGCAGTCGATCGTGATCGTCCGTTCGCCGAGCGCGTCCAGCAGCACGACCGAGCGAAGCGCCCTGCCGATCAACCGCTGGATTTCCATCGTGCGGCCAACCTGTTTGCCTTTGATCGACTCCCGTTGGTTCCGGCTTTGGGTCGCCCTCGGCAGCATCGCGTACTCCGCCGTGACCCAGCCTTTGCCTTGTCCTTTCAGGAAAGGAGGGACCCGTTCGTCGACCGACGCCGTGCAGAGCACTTTCGTGTCTCCGGCTTCGATCAGCACCGAGC contains:
- a CDS encoding XTP/dITP diphosphatase encodes the protein MIGRGGLLVVATRNRGKTTEFRQAFSKLGIEVRDLNETAGIPEIEETGTTFFENAMIKARTAAEILGLPVLADDSGLCVDALGGEPGVYSARYAGEHATDADNNAKLMRALSDRSRENESGDGGGRPSDYGPARFVSSLVLFSPGNESYLEAEGTVEGFILTEPRGTGGFGYDPYFWLPEYGKSMAELTVDEKNAVSHRGRALRKLLDLIETNG
- the rph gene encoding ribonuclease PH; the encoded protein is MRADGRQPDELRPFKVTLQPNKYAEGSVLIEAGDTKVLCTASVDERVPPFLKGQGKGWVTAEYAMLPRATQSRNQRESIKGKQVGRTMEIQRLIGRALRSVVLLDALGERTITIDCDVLQADGGTRTTSITGGFLALALAIHKLSGTVSFARYPLADFLASVSVGVLQEQVLLDLNYEEDSKAKVDMNVVMTGAGSFVEVQGTGEESPFSRAELDGMLGLAEQGIRQLIAWQKDTLGDAGIRIGEAKR